The following are encoded in a window of Cinclus cinclus chromosome 32, bCinCin1.1, whole genome shotgun sequence genomic DNA:
- the AP1M2 gene encoding AP-1 complex subunit mu-2 isoform X1 yields the protein MAASALFILDLKGKPLISRNYKGDVGLGEIENFMGVLLQREEEGTLTPVLTYGHVHFLWIKHANLYLVATTKKNGNASLVFSFLYKVVEVFSEYFKELEEESIRDNFVIVYELLDELMDFGFPQTTDSKILQEYITQEGNKLDTGKSRVPTTVTNAVSWRSEGIRYKKNEVFIDVIESVNLLVSANGSVVLSEVVGTIKLKVFLSGMPELRLGLNDRVLFELTGRGKNKSVELEDVKFHQCVRLSRFDNDRTISFIPPDGDFELMSYRLHTQVKPLIWIESIIEKFSHSRVEIMVKAKGQFKKQSVANGVEIAVPVPSDADSPKFKTTVGSARYLPERNVVIWSIKSFPGGKEHLMRAHFGLPSVEKEEEEGRPPIAVRFEIPYFTVSGIQVRYMKIIEKSGYQALPWVRYITQSGDYQIRTS from the exons ATGGCCGCCTCCGCCCTCTTCATTCTGGACCTCAAGGGGAAG CCTCTGATCAGCCGCAACTACAagggggatgtggggctgggggagatcGAGAACTTCATGGGGGTCCTGCTGcagcgggaggaggaggggacCCTCACCCCCGTCCTGACCTACGGCCACGTGCACTTCCTGTGGATCAAACACGCCAACCTGTACC TGGTGGCCACCACCAAGAAGAACGGGAACGCGTCCTTGGTCTTCTCCTTCCTCTACAAGGTGGTGGAG GTGTTCTCTGAGTATTtcaaggagctggaggaggaaagtATCCGCGACAACTTTGTCATCGTCTACGAGCTGCTGGATGAGCTGATGGACTTTGGCTTCCCGCAGACCACGGACAGCAAGATCCTGCAGGA GTACATCACCCAGGAGGGGAACAAGCTGGACACGGGGAAATCACGCGTGCCCACTACGGTGACCAACGCGGTGTCCTGGCGCTCTGAGGGCATCCGATACAAAAAGAACGAGGTGTTCATCGATGTCATCGAGTCTGTGAACCTGCTg GTGAGCGCCAACGGCAGCGTGGTGCTCAGCGAGGTCGTGGGCACCATCAAGCTGAAGGTTTTCCTGTCGGGAATGCCCGAGCTGCGCCTGGGCCTCAACGATCGCGTCCTGTTCGAGCTGACGGGCC GGGGGAAGAACAAGTCGGTGGAGCTGGAGGACGTGAAGTTCCACCAGTGTGTCCGTCTGTCCCGCTTCGACAACGACCGCACCATCTCCTTCATCCCCCCTGATGGCGACTTTGAGCTCATGTCCTACCGCCTGCACACCCAG GTGAAGCCACTCATCTGGATCGAGTCCATCATCGAGAAATTCTCCCACAGCCGGGTGGAAATCATGGTCAAG GCCAAGGGCCAGTTCAAGAAGCAGTCGGTGGCCAACGGGGTGGAGATCGCCGTGCCCGTGCCCAGCGACGCCGACTCCCCCAAATTCAAGACCACGGTGGGGTCAGCCCGCTACCTCCCGGAGCGCAACGTGGTCATCTGGAGCATCAAATCCTTCCCC GGGGGGAAGGAGCACCTGATGCGAGCTCACTTCGGGCTGCCCAGtgtggagaaggaggaggaggaggggcgGCCGCCCATCGCCGTGCGCTTCGAGATCCCCTATTTCACTGTCTCGGGCATCCAG GTGCGGTACATGAAGATCATCGAGAAAAGCGGGTACCAGGCACTGCCCTGGGTGCGCTACATCACCCAGAGCGGGG ATTACCAGATCCGCACCAGCTGA
- the AP1M2 gene encoding AP-1 complex subunit mu-2 isoform X2 gives MAASALFILDLKGKPLISRNYKGDVGLGEIENFMGVLLQREEEGTLTPVLTYGHVHFLWIKHANLYLVATTKKNGNASLVFSFLYKVVEVFSEYFKELEEESIRDNFVIVYELLDELMDFGFPQTTDSKILQEYITQEGNKLDTGKSRVPTTVTNAVSWRSEGIRYKKNEVFIDVIESVNLLVSANGSVVLSEVVGTIKLKVFLSGMPELRLGLNDRVLFELTGPPRSLPGGKNKSVELEDVKFHQCVRLSRFDNDRTISFIPPDGDFELMSYRLHTQVKPLIWIESIIEKFSHSRVEIMVKAKGQFKKQSVANGVEIAVPVPSDADSPKFKTTVGSARYLPERNVVIWSIKSFPGGKEHLMRAHFGLPSVEKEEEEGRPPIAVRFEIPYFTVSGIQVRYMKIIEKSGYQALPWVRYITQSGDYQIRTS, from the exons ATGGCCGCCTCCGCCCTCTTCATTCTGGACCTCAAGGGGAAG CCTCTGATCAGCCGCAACTACAagggggatgtggggctgggggagatcGAGAACTTCATGGGGGTCCTGCTGcagcgggaggaggaggggacCCTCACCCCCGTCCTGACCTACGGCCACGTGCACTTCCTGTGGATCAAACACGCCAACCTGTACC TGGTGGCCACCACCAAGAAGAACGGGAACGCGTCCTTGGTCTTCTCCTTCCTCTACAAGGTGGTGGAG GTGTTCTCTGAGTATTtcaaggagctggaggaggaaagtATCCGCGACAACTTTGTCATCGTCTACGAGCTGCTGGATGAGCTGATGGACTTTGGCTTCCCGCAGACCACGGACAGCAAGATCCTGCAGGA GTACATCACCCAGGAGGGGAACAAGCTGGACACGGGGAAATCACGCGTGCCCACTACGGTGACCAACGCGGTGTCCTGGCGCTCTGAGGGCATCCGATACAAAAAGAACGAGGTGTTCATCGATGTCATCGAGTCTGTGAACCTGCTg GTGAGCGCCAACGGCAGCGTGGTGCTCAGCGAGGTCGTGGGCACCATCAAGCTGAAGGTTTTCCTGTCGGGAATGCCCGAGCTGCGCCTGGGCCTCAACGATCGCGTCCTGTTCGAGCTGACGGGCC CCCCCCGCTCCCTTCCAGGGGGGAAGAACAAGTCGGTGGAGCTGGAGGACGTGAAGTTCCACCAGTGTGTCCGTCTGTCCCGCTTCGACAACGACCGCACCATCTCCTTCATCCCCCCTGATGGCGACTTTGAGCTCATGTCCTACCGCCTGCACACCCAG GTGAAGCCACTCATCTGGATCGAGTCCATCATCGAGAAATTCTCCCACAGCCGGGTGGAAATCATGGTCAAG GCCAAGGGCCAGTTCAAGAAGCAGTCGGTGGCCAACGGGGTGGAGATCGCCGTGCCCGTGCCCAGCGACGCCGACTCCCCCAAATTCAAGACCACGGTGGGGTCAGCCCGCTACCTCCCGGAGCGCAACGTGGTCATCTGGAGCATCAAATCCTTCCCC GGGGGGAAGGAGCACCTGATGCGAGCTCACTTCGGGCTGCCCAGtgtggagaaggaggaggaggaggggcgGCCGCCCATCGCCGTGCGCTTCGAGATCCCCTATTTCACTGTCTCGGGCATCCAG GTGCGGTACATGAAGATCATCGAGAAAAGCGGGTACCAGGCACTGCCCTGGGTGCGCTACATCACCCAGAGCGGGG ATTACCAGATCCGCACCAGCTGA
- the TIMM29 gene encoding mitochondrial import inner membrane translocase subunit Tim29 has protein sequence MGEASPRMRDSAHPRAALVLPAVPIPPTPRWFRPLRVSLRPRSPRPAAPPLWFRPPPLGAPPVMAAAAAGGAGRGLWGRLGDTRLGRWCRALLQDYSSSLREAAAGARRRPGLSAATLLALGLGASLANSVPDLDSLESAAVAAGATLGQLPPGSRSPRSERHVLRLLRLRERGRIRVRNLGFVAVAGADPHGSDPALYSARCPHLRPRPWDFGELLDLGFLGRWWFLRDALRDCDINEEEFGHLPEPLRRLDRSQLRSEHNERLHRERLRAVVLSEAEIGDEGVPKPRDLR, from the exons ATGGGCGAGGCCTCTCCGCGCATGCGCGACTCCGCCCACCCCCGCGCCGCATTGGTTCTGCCCGCCGTCCCCATCCCCCCCACGCCGCGGTGGTTTCGCCCGCTCCGTGTGTCACTCCGTCCGCGTTCCCCCCGGCCCGCGGCGCCGCCGCTTTGGttccgccccccccccctcgGTGCCCCTCCGGtgatggcggcggcggcggcgggcggagcgggCCGCGGGCTCTGGGGCCGCCTGGGGGACACCCGGCTCG GCCGCTGGTgccgggctctgctccaggactATTCCAGCTCTCTCCGCGAAGCCGCAGCCGGAGCTCGGCGCCGTCCCGGGCTGAGCGCGGCCACTCTGCTCGCCCTGGGGCTCGGGGCCAGCTTGGCCAACTCCGTGCCGGACCTGGACTCGCTGGAGAGCGCGGCGGTGGCCGCGGGGGCGACTCTGGGGCAGCTCCCGCCGGGTTCTCGCAGCCCCCGCTCCGAGCGCCACGTCCTGCGGCTGCTGCGGCTGCGGGAGCGCGGCCGAATCCGCGTCCGAAATTTGGGATTCGTGGCCGTGGCCGGCGCCGACCCCCACGGCAGCGACCCCGCGCTCTACTCGGCGAGGTGCCCGCACCTCCGCCCGCGGCCGTGGGATTTCGGGGAgctgctggatttggggtttttggggcgCTGGTGGTTCCTGCGGGACGCGCTGCGGGACTGCGACATCAACGAGGAGGAGTTCGGGCACCTCCCGGAGCCGCTGCGCCGCCTCGACCGCAGCCAGCTCCGCTCCGAGCACAACGAGCGGCTGCACCGGGAGCGGCTGCGGGCCGTGGTGCTGAGCGAGGCGGAGATCGGCGATGAGGGGGTCCCCAAACCCCGGGATTTGAGGTAA
- the KEAP1 gene encoding LOW QUALITY PROTEIN: kelch-like ECH-associated protein 1 (The sequence of the model RefSeq protein was modified relative to this genomic sequence to represent the inferred CDS: deleted 2 bases in 1 codon) has product MTSQGVSGLLSWRGLQALLSHGPPRPPPPPGPRRGPPLHHPPSRCHSIRSPTMSCPSLPPPECPAEVTPSPGSSSAAPCRFTLSEHPVAALAAMNELRLQGHLCDVTLRVRHGRDVAPTELRAHRVVLAAASPVFRAMFTAGLRERGLAEVPIEGVHPRAMERLVEFAYTAAVAVGERCVLPLLHGAIMYQVDAVVKACCSFLGGQLHPSNAIGIAALAERLGCVELQEKAREYIYMNFAEVSKQEEFLSLSHCQLATLLSRDELNVRCESEVFQACVAWVQQDRGARSPFLPALLRAVRCHALTPRFLRAQLRRRRDLGRDALRYLARVFRDLALHKPSGDPPVRTPNVRQLIYAAGGYLRRSLSTLEAFDPVRGSWMRLAELETPRSGLGGCAVGGLFYAVGGRNNSPEGNTDSAAVDCYNPVSGRWSPCAPMSVPRNRIGVGVIDGLIYAVGGSHGCTHHCSVERYEPERDEWALVAPMGTRRIGVGVAVLNRLLYAVGGFDGSARLRSAERYHPERDSWQPIPPMATVRSGAGVCALGNCLYAMGGYDGTQQLSSTERFQADTETWSFVAPMGHRRSALGVTAFRGRIYVLGGYDGHSFLESVECYDPEANAWTEVTPMPSGRSGLGVAVTMEPCHPQTPPEDEEPPPGGPC; this is encoded by the exons ATGACGTCACAGGGCGTGTCA GGGCTCTTATCGTGGCGGGGGCTCCAAGCGCTGCTTAGTCAcggccccccccgcccccccccgcccccgggGCCGCGGCGTGGACCG CCTCTCCATCACCCCCCATCCCGCTGCCATTCCATCCGCTCTCCCACCATGTCCTGCCCATCCCTTCCACCCCCGGAGTGTCCCGCCGAGGTGACTCCATCCCcgggctcctcctcggccgCTCCGTGCCGTTTCACGCTGTCCGAGCACCCGGTGGCCGCGCTGGCCGCCATGAACGAGCTTCGCCTCCAGGGCCACCTGTGCGACGTGACCCTGCGGGTGCGGCACGGCCGGGACGTGGCACCCACCGAGCTTCGGGCTCACCGCGTGGTCCTGGCCGCCGCCAGCCCCGTGTTCCGGGCCATGTTCACGGCGGGGCTTCGGGAGAGGGGCTTGGCCGAGGTGCCCATCGAGGGCGTCCACCCGCGGGCCATGGAGCGCCTGGTGGAGTTCGCCTACACGGCGGCCGTGGCCGTGGGCGAGCGCTGCGTGCTGCCGCTGCTGCACGGGGCCATCATGTACCAGGTGGACGCCGTGGTCAAGGCGTGCTGCTCTTTCCTGGGGGGGCAGCTGCACCCCAGCAACGCCATCGGCATCGCCGCGCTGGCCGAGCGCCTGGGCTgcgtggagctgcaggagaaggcACGGGAGTACATCTACATGAACTTCGCTGAG gTCTCCAAACAAGAAGAAttcctctccctgtcccactgCCAGCTGGCCACGCTGCTGAGCCGCGACGAGCTGAACGTTCGCTGCGAGTCCGAGGTGTTCCAGGCGTGCGTGGCCTGggtgcagcaggacaggggcGCCCGCTCCCCGTTCCTGCCGGCCCTGCTGCGCGCCGTGCGCTGCCACGCTCTCACCCCGCGCTTCCTGCGCGCTcagctccgccgccgccgcgacCTGGGCAGGGACGCCCTCCGTTACCTGGCCAGGGTTTTTCGTGACCTGGCTTTGCACAAACCCTCGGGGGATCCACCCGTGAGGACCCCGAACGTGAGGCAGCTGATTTACGCGGCCGGGGGTTACCTGAGGCGCTCGCTGAGCACGCTGGAGGCGTTCGACCCCGTGCGGGGCTCCTGGATGAGGCTGGCGGAGCTGGAGACGCCGCGCTCGGGGCTGGGGGGTTGTGCCGTGGGGGGGTTGTTTTATGCCGTGGGGGGTAGGAACAATTCTCCCGAGGGGAACACGGACTCGGCGGCCGTGGATTGCTACAACCCCGTCAGCGGGAGGTGGTCGCCCTGCGCCCCCATGAGCGTGCCCCGGAATCGTATCGGGGTGGGAGTGATCGACGGGCTGATCTACGCCGTGGGGGGGTCCCATGGGTGCACGCACCACTGCTCTGTGGAGAG GTACGAGCCCGAGCGGGACGAGTGGGCGCTGGTGGCGCCGATGGGGACGAGGCGCATCGGGGTGGGGGTGGCGGTGCTGAACCGGCTCCTCTACGCCGTGGGCGGCTTCGACGGCAGCGCCCGGCTGCGCTCGGCAGAGCGGTACCACCCCGAGAGGGACAGCTGGCAGCCCATCCCCCCCATGGCCACCGTCCGCAGCGGGGCAG GGGTGTGTGCCCTCGGGAACTGCCTGTACGCCATGGGGGGGTACGATGGGAcgcagcagctcagcagcaccgAGAGATTCCAGGCGGACACCGAGACCTGGAGCTTCGTGGCACCCATGGGGCACCGGAGGAGCGCGCTGGGGGTCACGGCCTTCCGGGGCAGGATCTACGTGCTGG GGGGCTACGATGGCCACTCCTTCCTGGAGTCAGTGGAGTGCTACGACCCCGAGGCCAACGCCTGGACCGAGGTGACACCGATGCCATCGGGGCGAAGCGGGCTGGGGGTGGCCGTGACCATGGAGCCCTGccacccccagaccccccccgAGGATGAGGAGCCCCCCCCGGGCGGGCCCTGCTGA
- the ATG4D gene encoding LOW QUALITY PROTEIN: cysteine protease ATG4D (The sequence of the model RefSeq protein was modified relative to this genomic sequence to represent the inferred CDS: deleted 1 base in 1 codon), with protein sequence MSGGGEGPGPPPGPGPGPAPGPPPGAERGGQRVRGRVLAAWNSVKYGWTLRPRPHFSPRDPLYLLGRVYEPGNGEELARFRWDFCSRLWLTYRSGFPALPGTPRTTDCGWGCTLRSAQMLLGQGLLLHLLGRDWMWPEALLELELGGSRRSRDPPGRTRPPRDGPRVPRDGHGSPRTGAGSREPPGCTQDPPGWTRPPQNGQGPPRMDTESSRGTRDPPGRARDPSGRTRPLPGPPRDAEQRHRAIVSWFSDHPRAPFGIHRLVELGREFGKSAGDWFGPAIAAHLLRGAVESCTETPRLAVYVAQDCTVYKGDAARLVAAGSSCWCPARLGGESLNPVYVECVKVELLQLRSCLGIIGGKPRHSLFFLGFQGDSLLYLDPHLCQPCVDTAPENFPSRWSFHCCFPRKMTFGKMDPSCTFGFYAGGTELEQLWGDLAQVLAPPSAPGRYPIFTLAEGHAQDQALDPPPGPPPPLPRRGKRPKKPNSDEFVFL encoded by the exons atgagcggggggggggagggaccgggaccccccccgggaccgggaccgggaccggcaCCGGGACCTCCCCCCGGGGCCGAGCGGGGCGGGCAGCGCGTGCGGGGCCGAGTCCTCGCGGCCTGGAACAGCGTCAAATACG GCTGGACGCTGCGGCCGCGGCCCCACTTCAGCCCGCGGGACCCCCTGTACCTGCTGGGGAGGGTCTACGAACCGGGGAACGGGG agGAGCTGGCGCGGTTCCGGTGGGATTTCTGCTCCCGGTTGTGGCTCACGTACCGCAGCGGATTCCCGGCGCTGCCCGGGACCCCCCGCACCACGGACTGCGGCTGGGGCTGCACCCTGCGCAGCGCTCAGATGCTGctgggccaggggctgctgctgcacctgctGGGCCGGG ACTGGATGTGGCCGGAGGCGCTGCTGGAATTGGAACTGGGGGGGTCCCGTAGGAGCCGCGACCCCCCGGGACGGACACGGCCCCCCCGGGATGGACCAAGGGTCCCCCGGGATGGACACGGATCCCCCAGGACGGGCGCTGGATCCCGGGAACCCCCGGGATGTACCCAGGACCCTCCAGGATGGACGCGACCCCCCCAGAACGGACAGGGACCCCCCAGGATGGACACGGAGTCCTCCAGGGGGACACGGGACCCCCCGGGACGGGCCCGGGACCCCTCGGGACGGACACGACCCCTCCCGGGTCCCCCCCGGGACGCGGAGCAGCGGCACCGAGCCATCGTGTCCTGGTTCTCCGACCACCCCCGAGCCCCGTTCGGGATCCACCGGCTCGTGGAGCTGGGCCGGGAGTTCGGCAAGAGCGCCGGGGACTGGTTCGGTCCCGCCATCGCCGCCCACCTGCTGCg GGGGGCCGTGGAATCCTGCACGGAGACCCCCCGG CTCGCCGTCTACGTGGCCCAGGATTGCACCG TTTACAAAGGGGACGCGGCCAGGTTGGT CGCCGCGGGCTCGTCCTGCTGGTGCCCGGCGCGATTGGGGGGCGAGAGCCTGAACCCCGTGTACGTGGAGTGTGTCAAGGTGG agctgctgcagctccgcTCCTGTCTCGGCATCATCGGCGGAAAGCCGCGGCACTCGCTCTTCTTCCTCGGCTTCCAAG gTGATTCCCTGCTCTACCTGGACCCGcacctctgccagccctgcgTGGACACGGCCCCGGAGAACTTCCCGTCCAGGTGG tccttccactgctgctttccacGGAAAATGACCTTTGGGAAGATGGATCCCAGCTGCACCTTCGGCTTCTACGCCGGCGggacagagctggagcagctctggggggaCCTGGCCCAG GTGCTGGCCCCCCCCTCGGCTCCGGGACGTTATCCCATCTTCACGCTGGCCGAGGGTCACGCTCAGGACCAGGCCCTGGATCCCCCCCCCGggccgccccctcccctcccccgcCGGGGGAAAcgccccaaaaaacccaactcgGACGAGTTCGTTTTCCTctga
- the KRI1 gene encoding protein KRI1 homolog encodes MAEPKLRVNAAFAERYGRYRRREELQRLRDRYGDTGDSGDSDSDSSESSGDDVALDPREEREFYRTLALLKTRDPRIYREDTTFYTREESEEEEEEDEEGEEERPAKPMFLKDYERKVVLEKEGKYVDEEDEEDEEAAAKRRKVESSQSYAEEQRALKESFRAFVADSEEEEEEEEGGALLRPRIRSQKEKDQEEEQYLRWLRGQAEAPPEPLQDLEPLQKFWSDPALEPGERFLRDYLLGNGFREEEEEEGDEGASLPSLEDSSDEGEQFLERQQEFERRHNFRFEEPGAAQIQTFPRQIPTSVRRRDERRKEKREQIRERKKKERARRREELKQLKNLKREELAARIARIRDASGSDAFGLSHSLLQEDFDPAHHDRLMAEWFGEEYYGRGEEEKPQFEEEEGLDDDWNWDSWTGREEEESQTEPHCEDPDFVMDADYVPEPPPAQAPPEVSFGKKRRKTRFREALEREKPPFDPASGPFEQYLDEFYGLDFEDMIGDLPCRFKYRRVLPCDFGLTTDEILAADDKELNRWCSLRKTCMYRSEQEERQDQANYSRRAQNLGKKHQILRSLAADPQEPEVAPAKPKFGKKRREKRKRLEEAGKGESPEAPPTTPQNLGAPRRRGGAPLGAAVRLGGREFSGKRLEAFGLNPRRLRFRQLRRQQGKERGVKPGEPPEKPQKKPGNTGKNPGKTAGVNGKKQKRRKKAPTSEKNT; translated from the exons ATGGCGGAGCCCAAGCTCCGCGTGAACGCGGCGTTCGCGGAGCGCTACGGGCGGTACCGGCggcgggaggagctgcagcgCC TGCGGGACCGCtatggggacactggggacagcggCGACAGCGACAGCGACAGCTCCGAGTCCAGCGGGGACGACGTG GCCCTGGACCCCCGGGAGGAGCGGGAGTTCTACCGGACCCTGGCTCTGCTGAAGACCCGGGACCCCCGGATTTACCGGGAGGACACCACGTTCTACACCCGGGAAG AatccgaggaggaggaggaggaggatgaggaaggggaggaagagcGCCCGGCCAAACCGATGTTCCTGAAAGATTACGAGAGGAAGGTGGTGCTGGAGAAGGAAGG CAAATACgtggatgaggaggatgaggaggatgaagaggcagcagccaagCGGAGGAAG gtCGAGTCCTCCCAGAGCTACGCAGAGGAACAGCGGGCACTGAAGGAGAG TTTCCGAGCCTTCGTGGCCGacagtgaggaggaggaggaggaggaggaaggaggggccCTGCTCCGGCCACGGATCCGATCTCAGAAGGAGAAG GACCAGGAGGAGGAGCAGTACCTGCGCTGGCTGCGGGGCCAGGCCGAGGCCCCCCCGGAGCCGCTGCAGGACctg gagcccctgcaGAAGTTCTGGTCGGACCCGGCGCTGGAGCCGGGCGAGCGATTCCTGCGGGATTATCTCCTGGGCAACGGCTTccgtgaggaggaggaggaggagggggatgaGGG agcctccctcccctccctggagGATTCCTCGGATGAGGGGGAGCAGTTCCTGGAGCGGCAGCAGGAATTCGAGCGCCGGCACAACTTCCGCTTCGAGGAGCCGGGAGCTGCTCAG aTCCAGACTTTCCCACGCCAAATCCCCACCTCGGTGCGGCGCCGGGACGAGCGGCGCAAGGAGAAGCGGGAGCAGATCcgggagaggaagaagaag GAGCGGGCACGGCGCCGGGAGGAGCTGAAGCAGCTGAAGAACCTGAAACGGGAGGAATTGGCCGCCCGGATCGCCCGGATCCGCGACGCCTCCGGCTCCGACGCCTTCGGCCTCAGccactccctgctccaggaggaTTTTGATCCTGCCCACCACGATCGGCTCATGGCT GAGTGGTTTGGAGAGGAATATTATGGccggggggaggaggagaagccGCAgtttgaggaggaggagggactgGATG ATGATTGGAACTGGGACTCCTGGACGGGGCGGGAAGAGGAGGAGTCCCAGACGGAGCCGCACTGCGAGGACCCCGATTTTGtg ATGGACGCCGATTACGTCCCCGAGCCCCCCCCAGCCCAGGCCCCCCCCGAGGTTTCCTTTGGGAAGAAGCGTCGGAAAACGCGGTTCCGGGAGGCCCTGGAGAGGGAGAAGCCCCCGTTCGACCCCG CCTCCGGCCCCTTCGAGCAGTACCTGGACGAGTTCTACGGCCTCGACTTCGAGGACATGATCGGGGACCTCCCCTGTCGCTTCAAGTACCGCCGGGTCCTGCCCTGCGACTTCGGCCTCACCACGGACGAG ATTTTGGCAGCTGATGACAAAGAGCTGAACCGCTGGTGCTCCCTGCGCAAGACCTGCATGTACCG CTCGGAGCAGGAGGAGCGGCAGGACCAGGCCAATTACAGCCGGAGGGCGCAGAACCTCGGCAAGAAGCACCAGATCCTCAGATCCCTCGCGGCTGA cccccaggaGCCGGAGGTGGCGCCGGCGAAGCCGAAATTTGGGAAAAAGCGCCGGGAGAAGAGGAAGCGTCTGGAGGAGGCGGGAAAAGGGGAGTCTCCAGAAGCTCCCCCCACGACCCCCCAAAATCTCGGGGCTCCCCGGCGCCGGGGGGGGGCTCCCCTGGGCGCTGCCGTGCGCTTGGGGGGCCGGGAGTTCAGCGGGAAGAGGCTGGAAGCCTTCGGCCTCAACCCCCGCAGGCTCCGGTTCCGGCAGCTCCggaggcagcagggaaaggagcgGGGGGTGAAACCCGGGGAGCCCCCGGAGAAACCTCAAAAGAAACCCGGGAACACCGGGAAGAATCCTGGGAAAACAGCAGGCgtcaatgggaaaaaacagaaacgcaggaaaaaagccccaacctCCGAGAAGAACACCTGA